A single Ignavibacteriales bacterium DNA region contains:
- the pgl gene encoding 6-phosphogluconolactonase, protein MAGQIVKVFDAVDSLMGTFTEELFYFSAKWPDKANIALSGGSTPKALFEELAKPANLDKIHWAVFNFFWGDERMVSYDNPESNYGTANRIFLSKIRDTRQGIYPVPAAATPKEAALLYEVKIREIVKPVQNGIPVFDWIILGIGTDGHTASIFPGAKWSEDEYPLTFVAKHPVTGQKRVSFTYKLINQAHRVTFLVTGKEKAEVIEQILHNKPEAENYPAAMIRPENGIVEWYLDSEAASLLKL, encoded by the coding sequence ATGGCCGGACAGATCGTTAAAGTATTTGATGCCGTGGATTCCCTCATGGGCACGTTTACCGAGGAGCTTTTTTACTTTTCAGCCAAATGGCCTGATAAAGCCAATATTGCTCTTTCCGGAGGCTCTACCCCGAAAGCACTTTTTGAAGAACTTGCCAAACCTGCAAATCTTGATAAAATTCACTGGGCGGTTTTTAACTTTTTCTGGGGGGATGAGCGGATGGTTTCATATGATAATCCTGAAAGCAATTATGGTACGGCTAACAGGATTTTCCTATCAAAAATCCGCGATACCCGGCAGGGTATATATCCCGTTCCGGCAGCCGCCACTCCGAAAGAAGCAGCGCTCCTCTATGAAGTGAAAATCCGCGAAATAGTTAAACCTGTGCAGAACGGCATCCCGGTATTTGACTGGATTATTCTCGGCATTGGTACAGACGGACATACCGCCTCAATTTTCCCCGGCGCAAAATGGAGCGAAGATGAATACCCCCTTACTTTTGTGGCCAAACATCCCGTTACCGGCCAGAAGAGGGTCAGTTTCACCTATAAACTGATTAATCAGGCACATCGGGTGACCTTCCTTGTAACGGGAAAAGAAAAAGCCGAGGTAATTGAGCAGATTCTCCACAATAAACCTGAAGCGGAAAACTACCCCGCGGCCATGATCAGACCGGAAAACGGAATTGTAGAATGGTATCTTGACTCTGAAGCAGCAAGCCTCCTGAAACTGTAA
- a CDS encoding glucose-6-phosphate dehydrogenase, translating to MDNRPAPSVIVIFGASGDLTKRKLIPALYDLFCKNAMPLRFAVLGAARSAISDEAFRAKMAEDIRTYSENKEHLSDEVIERFVRNLYYTSLETENPDDYVRLKIRLEQLDAELNTGGNYIYYLASPPKLYETVAQALHNQGLHINSGDTVTKKLIIEKPFGYDLASALALNQKLHTLFEENQLYRIDHYLGKETVQNVLVLRFANGIFEPLWNRNYIDYVEITAAESIGVENRGGYYDTAGTLRDMVQNHLMQIAGLVAMEPPASFDSTSVRNETIKVFQSLIPIPSDRVEEFTVRGQYISSKVKGQQVKGYREEKDVHPDSRTETYAGLKFFIDNWRWAGVPFYMRAGKRLPTRVTEVVIHFKKSPQHLFHRDNKEQPSNLLIIRVQPDEGILMKFGMKTPGAGFKTQQVNMDFHYSELGNISISSAYERLLLDCMTGDSTLYARGDAVEACWRFVDPILSAWKHNPEIKLYGYPAGTWGPAEATGLFGQPGMDWRYPCKNLSDDGNYCEL from the coding sequence ATGGATAACAGGCCAGCACCATCAGTTATTGTCATTTTCGGCGCTTCAGGCGATCTTACCAAGAGGAAGCTGATCCCGGCCCTCTACGATCTCTTTTGCAAGAATGCCATGCCCCTCCGTTTTGCGGTTTTGGGTGCAGCCCGTTCAGCTATCAGCGATGAAGCATTCCGGGCTAAAATGGCGGAAGATATCCGCACCTACTCTGAAAATAAAGAGCACCTGAGTGATGAGGTGATAGAAAGATTTGTCAGGAATCTTTACTACACCTCACTCGAAACTGAAAATCCGGATGACTACGTCCGGCTTAAAATCCGCCTCGAACAGCTTGATGCTGAACTGAACACCGGCGGTAACTATATATACTATCTGGCCTCCCCCCCGAAGCTCTACGAAACTGTTGCACAGGCGCTGCATAATCAGGGACTTCATATCAACAGCGGTGATACCGTTACCAAGAAACTGATTATCGAAAAACCTTTCGGCTACGATCTCGCATCCGCTCTTGCGCTTAATCAGAAACTGCATACCCTCTTTGAGGAAAATCAGCTTTACCGCATTGATCACTATCTTGGCAAAGAGACCGTGCAGAATGTGCTGGTCCTCCGTTTCGCCAACGGCATCTTTGAACCTCTCTGGAACCGCAACTATATTGACTATGTCGAAATAACCGCGGCTGAATCCATTGGCGTTGAAAACCGCGGCGGATATTATGACACTGCCGGCACTCTCCGCGATATGGTGCAGAATCATCTGATGCAGATTGCAGGACTGGTGGCTATGGAGCCCCCCGCTTCGTTTGACTCAACATCTGTCCGTAATGAAACCATTAAAGTGTTCCAGTCCCTTATCCCCATTCCCTCAGACCGGGTTGAGGAGTTCACCGTGCGCGGCCAGTATATATCATCAAAGGTAAAAGGACAGCAGGTTAAGGGTTACCGCGAAGAAAAAGATGTGCATCCGGACTCCCGCACGGAAACCTACGCCGGACTGAAGTTCTTTATTGATAACTGGCGCTGGGCTGGTGTTCCATTCTATATGCGCGCCGGAAAACGCCTTCCTACCCGTGTTACTGAAGTGGTTATCCATTTTAAGAAATCACCGCAGCACCTGTTCCACCGTGACAACAAGGAGCAGCCGAGCAATCTTCTTATCATCCGCGTTCAGCCGGATGAGGGCATTCTCATGAAATTCGGCATGAAAACTCCCGGTGCAGGGTTCAAAACCCAGCAGGTTAATATGGACTTCCATTATTCAGAACTCGGCAATATCAGTATATCCTCTGCTTATGAACGCCTGCTGCTTGACTGCATGACCGGCGACTCAACTCTTTACGCACGTGGTGATGCTGTGGAAGCATGCTGGCGCTTTGTTGACCCTATTCTCTCAGCGTGGAAGCATAATCCAGAGATTAAACTTTACGGCTACCCCGCGGGTACCTGGGGGCCTGCCGAAGCAACCGGTCTTTTCGGACAGCCGGGTATGGACTGGCGCTATCCATGTAAAAATCTTTCCGATGACGGAAACTATTGTGAACTCTAA
- a CDS encoding deoxyguanosinetriphosphate triphosphohydrolase, giving the protein MNWQKLITPQRCGKESTGTAAFDGRNEYQKDFDRIVFSEAFRRLQNKTQVIPLPETDFIHTRLTHSIESSCVGRSLGHLCGVELKSLYKDELRDVSEYDIEALVAAACLSHDIGNPPFGHSGEDAISEYFRSSKAASFISRLNEKQKHDLQAFEGNAAGFRLLTNSYLHDTDRKGGLSLTYSTLGVFTKYPKESLPDLRKSGRVSQKKFGYFQADKEVFERTAEYLGLEYEEQSGSRIYRRHPLAFLVEAADDISYILVDFEDGYKLKLVSYDEIYTLLDSIVSRYTDTHRKEIEKIRNHDEKIGYLRSRAIGSLVQDTASAFLRNCEGILAGSYDKHLFAETIAFGELEQIRKTSVEKIYNSKPVIEIEAAGYVVLSGLLDAFLHAAFDHDKGNYGKKTRRLIPQRYLQVDKDDPDHDYKLILNITMYVGGMTDSYAVETYRKLSGISL; this is encoded by the coding sequence ATGAACTGGCAGAAACTAATTACACCGCAGCGCTGCGGAAAAGAAAGCACAGGAACGGCAGCCTTTGACGGAAGAAACGAATATCAGAAAGATTTTGACCGCATTGTTTTTTCTGAGGCATTCAGGCGGCTGCAGAACAAAACGCAGGTAATACCGCTGCCTGAAACGGATTTTATCCATACCAGGCTGACGCACAGCATAGAATCCTCCTGTGTAGGTCGCTCGCTGGGTCATCTGTGCGGAGTTGAGTTAAAGAGTTTATATAAGGATGAACTGCGCGATGTTTCCGAATATGATATTGAAGCGCTTGTGGCTGCCGCCTGTCTTTCGCATGATATAGGAAATCCGCCGTTCGGCCACTCGGGGGAGGATGCAATATCAGAGTATTTCCGGAGCAGCAAGGCGGCATCATTTATCAGCCGGCTTAATGAAAAGCAAAAACATGATCTGCAGGCCTTTGAAGGAAACGCGGCAGGATTCCGTCTGCTGACAAACTCCTATCTGCACGATACTGACAGAAAAGGGGGACTCTCCCTTACCTATTCCACGCTCGGCGTATTCACCAAATATCCGAAGGAGTCACTGCCTGATTTGCGCAAGAGCGGGCGCGTCTCGCAGAAGAAGTTTGGCTATTTTCAGGCGGATAAAGAAGTGTTTGAGAGAACAGCAGAATATCTGGGGCTGGAATATGAGGAACAGTCCGGCAGCCGTATATACCGCCGGCATCCGCTGGCTTTTCTGGTTGAGGCAGCGGATGATATCAGTTATATCCTCGTTGATTTTGAAGACGGGTATAAACTGAAGCTGGTTTCCTATGATGAGATATATACGCTGCTGGACAGCATCGTCTCACGCTATACGGACACTCACAGGAAAGAGATAGAGAAAATCAGGAACCATGACGAAAAAATCGGGTACCTCCGTTCGCGTGCAATCGGATCGCTGGTGCAGGATACCGCATCGGCTTTTCTGCGGAACTGCGAAGGGATACTTGCCGGCAGCTATGACAAACATCTTTTTGCTGAGACCATTGCTTTTGGCGAACTTGAGCAGATCAGGAAAACCAGCGTGGAGAAGATATATAACAGCAAGCCGGTGATTGAGATTGAAGCAGCCGGTTATGTGGTGCTCTCCGGACTGCTGGATGCATTCCTTCATGCGGCGTTTGATCATGACAAGGGGAATTACGGGAAGAAAACACGCCGGTTAATTCCGCAGCGGTACCTGCAGGTGGATAAAGACGATCCGGATCATGATTACAAACTGATACTGAATATCACAATGTATGTCGGCGGCATGACGGACAGTTATGCGGTTGAGACATACAGGAAACTCTCGGGAATCAGCCTTTGA
- the murQ gene encoding N-acetylmuramic acid 6-phosphate etherase, with the protein MDTGKHNKSLFHEIASLTTEQQNERSKNIDYASTAEIIRIINEEDKLVPLAVEKELPYIEKAVEAIVHALKNGGRLLYFGAGTSGRLGVVDASECPPTFGTPFGMIEGYIAGGREAMFRAQEGAEDKEENGAHDVMAAKVTSKDVVCGIAASRRTPYVVGAVKKAKELGAVTLYVTTNPRENFDIKEVDIPICPFVGPEVIMGSTRMKSGTAQKLVLNMLTTASMVRLGKVYENMMIDLQMTNKKLVERSRRIVMNITGVTYEEAADYLAKANNHVKSALVMIKRGVSYEKAQELLAKTDGFVRKAIDLIDNG; encoded by the coding sequence ATGGATACCGGAAAACATAATAAATCCCTCTTTCACGAAATAGCATCACTCACCACCGAACAGCAGAATGAGCGTTCAAAAAATATTGATTATGCCTCTACCGCTGAAATCATCAGGATAATCAATGAGGAAGACAAACTTGTCCCCCTCGCGGTGGAAAAAGAGCTTCCGTATATAGAAAAAGCGGTTGAAGCAATAGTTCACGCGTTAAAAAACGGCGGACGGCTCCTCTACTTCGGTGCCGGTACCAGCGGACGCCTTGGAGTGGTTGATGCTTCCGAATGTCCCCCCACCTTCGGCACCCCATTCGGCATGATTGAAGGATATATAGCCGGCGGACGTGAAGCCATGTTCCGCGCACAGGAAGGAGCAGAAGATAAAGAAGAAAACGGCGCACACGATGTGATGGCTGCTAAGGTAACCAGCAAAGATGTTGTCTGCGGAATTGCGGCAAGCCGGCGCACTCCATACGTAGTAGGTGCAGTAAAAAAAGCAAAAGAACTTGGCGCGGTTACCCTTTACGTAACCACCAATCCCCGTGAGAATTTTGATATTAAAGAAGTTGATATACCCATCTGCCCTTTTGTTGGTCCGGAAGTAATTATGGGATCCACCCGTATGAAAAGCGGAACGGCACAGAAATTAGTTTTAAATATGCTTACCACCGCCTCAATGGTACGTCTTGGCAAGGTGTATGAGAATATGATGATTGACCTGCAGATGACCAACAAAAAGCTGGTTGAGCGTTCAAGAAGAATCGTTATGAACATAACCGGCGTCACCTACGAAGAAGCGGCTGATTATCTGGCAAAAGCAAATAATCATGTAAAGTCCGCGCTCGTAATGATCAAGCGCGGGGTCAGTTACG
- a CDS encoding histidine kinase — translation MKRFFVSLLIVLPLLLQAQEVTLRVSVKAAMLPEGGKVYISGSTQSTGGWNPSAVELEPIGALHWVRDIRFNAGETVEFKITGGSWAREAIYEQGTVPQNFALRMTKDTTLEIFVPFWKSDADMPRTNYGSVVGKVITHKNMEYPKLLPRDVHVWLPPGYDEEDERYPVLYMHDGQNVFDPATSTMGFDWRADDIADSLIRAGEMKKIIIVAINNTRNRYPEYTRGDTTDAYMEFCSRVLKKFIDENYRTLPGRENTAVAGSSGGGLISFRLAWEYDDVYLMVAALSPAFKIYNIDYVQPVYTDPDPPRNLQIYLDNGGLGLEERLQPGIDEMLLALKKQGYEESGTFVWKKFPDALHNEKAWAERFHLPLLQFFGTKK, via the coding sequence ATGAAAAGGTTTTTTGTAAGTCTTTTAATAGTTCTTCCCCTGCTTCTGCAGGCGCAGGAGGTAACATTGCGGGTTTCAGTTAAAGCCGCAATGCTACCGGAAGGGGGAAAAGTATATATATCAGGCAGCACGCAGAGCACCGGAGGGTGGAATCCTTCCGCCGTGGAGCTTGAACCAATCGGCGCTCTGCACTGGGTAAGAGATATACGGTTTAACGCAGGGGAGACAGTTGAATTTAAAATAACTGGAGGATCCTGGGCTAGGGAAGCAATTTATGAGCAGGGTACCGTTCCGCAAAACTTTGCACTCCGGATGACGAAGGATACTACGCTGGAAATATTTGTTCCCTTCTGGAAAAGTGATGCAGATATGCCAAGAACGAATTATGGCAGCGTAGTGGGGAAAGTTATTACCCATAAGAATATGGAGTATCCGAAACTGCTCCCCCGTGATGTGCATGTATGGCTGCCGCCCGGTTATGATGAGGAAGATGAGCGATATCCGGTCTTATATATGCATGACGGACAGAATGTATTTGATCCGGCAACTTCCACCATGGGTTTTGACTGGCGGGCAGATGATATTGCTGACAGTCTTATCCGTGCGGGTGAGATGAAAAAAATTATCATCGTGGCAATTAACAACACCCGCAACCGTTATCCTGAATATACACGGGGGGATACGACTGATGCATATATGGAATTCTGCTCAAGAGTGCTGAAGAAATTTATAGATGAAAACTACCGCACGCTTCCTGGCAGGGAAAACACCGCGGTTGCCGGGAGCTCAGGCGGGGGGCTGATCTCTTTCCGCCTGGCGTGGGAGTATGATGATGTTTATTTAATGGTGGCGGCTCTTTCTCCCGCGTTTAAGATTTACAATATAGACTACGTCCAGCCGGTATATACCGACCCTGATCCCCCGCGGAATCTACAAATCTATTTAGACAATGGCGGTCTCGGGCTTGAAGAACGGCTTCAGCCGGGCATTGATGAGATGCTGCTTGCACTGAAAAAACAGGGTTATGAAGAGAGTGGCACGTTTGTCTGGAAGAAATTCCCTGACGCGCTTCATAATGAGAAAGCGTGGGCAGAACGGTTTCATCTTCCTCTTTTACAATTTTTCGGAACCAAGAAATGA
- a CDS encoding T9SS type A sorting domain-containing protein produces MRSTWLLFCFLIFSASFLSPQQLGLFYEEEHGSPDGFRFDEDPVPSDAYTWEQTTDAPSFFGRSAYGAINDYVYIFCSQNATSLALAYHVPTKTWITCTPATASGFNISSTVARGKLYKMGGSGTATNATFEVFTPDANGTGTWATLTAGPSQVRGPEGSIVWDGGNYIYASSANTSSPPVGYFHRYNIDTDSWEQMAAPPIGRRYAGMAALGNYIYRIGGLGETGGDFTLCYKYDITSNTWSTIAPFPEPVNFTKWSVAASDSFVYVVGGGGGFSGYSILTKVYVYDPAANTWSIDSDLPAVRGLPVGTYIPGHRKLFFGGGNDGSSGTAFQVHCWEGIGGGEIPVELTSFSVRIENGAALLNWTTATETNNRAFIIQRSADGMVWNFLGELEGAGTTAGQTHYTYTDRAPLRGVSFYRLKQTDYDGSFSYSEVAEAEFSGVTEFRLNRNYPNPFNPGTTIEFSLPHKSDIRLAVYDITGKQVSVIVSGLTEAGWHQVQFNGSELPSGIYICRLTAGEFSAQQKLTLLK; encoded by the coding sequence ATGCGTTCTACCTGGTTACTGTTTTGCTTTCTCATTTTCTCAGCTTCTTTTCTTTCACCTCAGCAGCTTGGTCTCTTTTATGAAGAAGAGCACGGATCTCCGGACGGTTTCCGTTTTGATGAAGACCCCGTCCCCTCGGATGCCTATACCTGGGAGCAGACAACCGATGCGCCGTCTTTCTTCGGACGTTCTGCCTACGGTGCCATAAACGATTATGTGTATATATTCTGTTCGCAGAACGCAACATCGCTTGCGCTTGCTTACCACGTACCGACCAAGACCTGGATAACATGCACCCCCGCAACAGCCTCAGGATTTAACATTTCTTCAACCGTGGCACGCGGAAAGCTCTATAAGATGGGGGGATCAGGCACAGCTACCAATGCAACATTTGAAGTGTTTACTCCTGATGCCAACGGCACCGGAACCTGGGCAACACTCACGGCCGGACCATCGCAGGTGCGCGGTCCGGAGGGTTCAATCGTCTGGGACGGCGGCAATTATATATATGCAAGCTCCGCCAATACGTCATCTCCTCCCGTGGGGTATTTTCACCGCTACAACATTGACACGGACAGCTGGGAGCAGATGGCCGCGCCACCCATAGGACGGCGCTATGCAGGAATGGCGGCCCTCGGTAATTATATATACAGAATCGGCGGACTGGGAGAGACCGGAGGGGATTTCACGCTGTGTTACAAGTATGATATTACTTCCAATACCTGGTCAACTATAGCTCCGTTCCCTGAGCCGGTCAATTTTACCAAATGGTCGGTTGCTGCAAGTGACTCCTTTGTTTATGTGGTCGGCGGCGGCGGCGGATTCAGCGGATATTCGATTCTCACCAAAGTATATGTTTATGATCCCGCGGCAAATACCTGGTCAATAGACAGCGATCTGCCGGCAGTACGCGGACTTCCCGTTGGGACGTATATACCCGGGCACCGGAAGCTCTTTTTCGGCGGCGGGAATGACGGGTCAAGCGGCACGGCATTTCAGGTTCACTGCTGGGAGGGAATAGGTGGAGGGGAGATTCCTGTTGAGCTGACTTCGTTTTCGGTGAGGATAGAGAATGGCGCGGCTCTTCTGAACTGGACTACCGCGACGGAAACCAACAACAGAGCATTTATCATCCAGCGATCAGCAGACGGAATGGTCTGGAATTTCCTCGGTGAACTTGAGGGAGCCGGAACAACTGCCGGCCAGACTCATTATACTTATACGGACAGAGCCCCTCTCAGAGGAGTATCCTTTTACCGGCTGAAACAGACAGACTATGACGGCTCGTTCAGTTACTCAGAAGTTGCTGAGGCAGAGTTCAGCGGCGTAACGGAATTCCGTCTCAACCGGAATTACCCGAATCCCTTTAACCCGGGTACCACGATAGAATTTTCACTCCCCCATAAGAGCGATATCCGGCTTGCGGTGTATGACATAACCGGAAAGCAGGTATCGGTTATTGTCTCAGGTTTAACTGAAGCGGGATGGCACCAAGTTCAGTTTAACGGCTCAGAACTGCCAAGCGGTATATATATTTGCAGGCTCACGGCGGGTGAGTTTTCAGCGCAGCAGAAGTTAACGCTACTGAAGTAA
- a CDS encoding beta-lactamase family protein, which translates to MNASYAQKLTKTQKLRIDSLMTAYTGDTVPSASLAVMIGNTVVYKKSYGMADLEAKKKAGSKTNYRLASVSKQFTAAAVIRLIEKKKLGYRTTLTEIFPGFPDYGKGITVHHLLNHTSGLVDYEELIPDSVTIPVQDADVLTLMKGIDSVYFLPGEKYQYSNTAYALLALAVEKYSCMKYPDYLKKYIFTPLGMKNTLAYVNGYNKVPNRAYGYSIRLDTARRTDQSVTSSVLGDGGIYSNIDDLISWCKVLNGGKLLSKKSWMLATTRTMLNDSTPVDYGYGWHLKTWKGMETVWHTGSTIGFRNVLYRIPEKKLSVIILTNRNSGTREDSAEKIISVILE; encoded by the coding sequence ATGAATGCCTCCTACGCCCAAAAACTGACCAAAACTCAAAAACTCCGCATTGATTCTCTCATGACTGCTTATACGGGAGATACCGTTCCCTCGGCGTCACTGGCCGTAATGATAGGAAATACCGTGGTATATAAAAAATCATACGGTATGGCTGACCTTGAAGCGAAGAAAAAAGCGGGTTCTAAAACCAATTACCGGCTGGCCTCGGTTTCCAAGCAGTTTACAGCGGCGGCAGTTATCCGGCTGATAGAGAAGAAAAAGCTTGGTTACAGAACCACGCTGACGGAAATCTTCCCCGGATTTCCCGACTATGGTAAGGGGATTACGGTGCATCACCTGCTGAACCATACTTCCGGGCTGGTGGATTATGAAGAGCTGATACCCGACTCGGTTACCATACCGGTTCAGGATGCTGACGTGCTTACGCTGATGAAGGGGATTGACTCAGTGTATTTTCTGCCGGGAGAAAAGTATCAGTACAGCAACACGGCATACGCGCTGCTGGCTCTGGCGGTGGAGAAATATTCCTGCATGAAATATCCTGATTATCTGAAGAAATATATATTCACCCCCCTTGGCATGAAGAACACGCTTGCTTATGTGAACGGTTATAATAAAGTGCCTAACCGGGCTTACGGTTACAGTATCCGGCTTGATACCGCCCGCAGAACCGATCAGTCGGTAACCTCCTCGGTGCTCGGGGACGGCGGTATATACTCGAACATTGACGATCTGATTTCCTGGTGCAAAGTGCTGAACGGCGGAAAACTTCTCTCGAAAAAATCCTGGATGCTTGCAACCACAAGAACCATGCTGAATGACAGCACTCCGGTTGATTACGGCTATGGCTGGCATCTTAAAACCTGGAAAGGAATGGAGACTGTCTGGCACACGGGAAGCACCATCGGCTTCAGAAACGTACTCTACCGCATACCGGAAAAGAAGCTGAGCGTAATCATCCTGACTAACCGCAACAGCGGAACCCGTGAGGACAGCGCGGAAAAGATTATCTCGGTAATACTGGAATAA
- a CDS encoding T9SS type A sorting domain-containing protein: MSLLRVFLLSFFLISTLFSQAPGTWENTSFLPSPSSRNNDGFFLNEHLGWAVNGAGQIHRTTNGGAAWVKVLDKGSSTHWRSVGFFDSLHGYAGALGIGEVNNPASTDTNILYKTSNGGTTWVPEPQLSSSVIKRGFCGMQVVNDSVIVGVGRVRGPGWFYKTTNRGQTWTAKELSSIAPGLIDIYFTTPLTGWIVGLTNITHANSSGIVLYTSDGGNTWSPQITTSRQGEWCWKIQFPTPDTGYISLQRNSLSPIYFLKTTDAGFTWEEKLFSNSYYFVQGMGFINGSLGWAGGNSANPMWQTTNGGETWSPLTLGRRVNRFRIINSHLAYAFGDSIYKYTAPFTSIQNETAGEVPGYELSNNYPNPFNPLTMIEFRLDKGSYITLRIYNNLGEIIRTVAEGYFEPGTHKRQWDGENEAAEPVPSGQYFYRIQGTGINETKKMILLR; this comes from the coding sequence ATGTCCCTTTTAAGAGTTTTTCTCCTTTCATTTTTCCTCATAAGCACACTTTTTTCGCAGGCACCAGGTACCTGGGAGAATACCTCGTTTCTGCCGAGCCCCTCATCGCGGAATAATGACGGATTTTTCCTGAATGAACATCTGGGCTGGGCGGTAAACGGCGCGGGACAGATACACCGCACCACAAACGGGGGTGCTGCTTGGGTGAAGGTATTGGACAAGGGAAGTTCCACTCACTGGCGTTCGGTCGGCTTTTTTGATTCACTGCATGGTTATGCAGGCGCTCTCGGAATCGGGGAGGTGAACAATCCCGCTTCAACCGATACCAACATCCTCTATAAAACCAGTAACGGAGGGACAACCTGGGTTCCGGAACCGCAGCTGAGCAGTTCGGTTATCAAGAGGGGCTTCTGCGGAATGCAGGTGGTGAATGATTCGGTTATCGTGGGAGTTGGCAGAGTGCGCGGGCCGGGCTGGTTTTACAAAACCACCAACCGCGGCCAGACCTGGACGGCCAAAGAACTAAGCAGCATTGCTCCGGGGCTTATTGATATATACTTCACCACTCCGCTGACCGGATGGATAGTGGGACTGACGAATATTACCCACGCAAACTCAAGCGGCATTGTGCTTTATACCAGTGACGGAGGCAATACCTGGTCTCCGCAGATTACCACCTCGCGGCAGGGGGAGTGGTGCTGGAAGATACAGTTCCCGACACCTGATACAGGATATATATCACTGCAGAGGAATTCACTTTCTCCCATCTATTTTCTGAAGACCACCGACGCGGGATTCACCTGGGAGGAAAAACTTTTCAGCAACAGCTATTACTTTGTTCAGGGGATGGGTTTTATTAACGGCTCGCTGGGCTGGGCCGGGGGCAACAGTGCCAATCCGATGTGGCAGACCACCAACGGAGGCGAGACCTGGTCACCGCTTACGCTTGGCAGAAGGGTTAACCGTTTCAGAATTATTAACAGTCATCTTGCCTACGCCTTTGGCGATTCAATATATAAATATACAGCTCCCTTTACCTCGATACAGAATGAAACAGCCGGAGAGGTGCCGGGGTATGAACTGTCAAATAACTATCCAAATCCCTTTAATCCTCTTACGATGATTGAATTCCGTCTGGATAAGGGTTCCTATATTACCCTGAGGATATATAACAATCTGGGAGAGATTATCAGAACGGTTGCGGAAGGATATTTTGAGCCGGGTACCCACAAGAGGCAATGGGACGGGGAAAATGAGGCGGCTGAGCCGGTTCCTTCAGGACAGTATTTTTACCGGATTCAGGGGACAGGAATAAATGAAACGAAAAAAATGATTCTTCTCAGGTGA